The proteins below are encoded in one region of Eulemur rufifrons isolate Redbay chromosome 2, OSU_ERuf_1, whole genome shotgun sequence:
- the THTPA gene encoding thiamine-triphosphatase isoform X5, with translation MLVDQPIAGGMAQGLIEVEIKFIPGPGTEERLQELGGTLEHRVIFRDTYYDTPELSLMRADHWLRQREDSGWELKCPGAAGVLGPHTQYMELTAEPAIVAQLCEVCQHRRQHLPS, from the coding sequence ATGCTTGTTGATCAACCAATTGCAGGTGGCATGGCCCAGGGCTTGATTGAGGTGGAAATAAAGTTCattccagggcctggcacagaggagcgGCTCCAGGAGTTGGGGGGCACCCTGGAGCACCGGGTCATCTTCCGAGACACCTACTATGACACCCCTGAGCTGAGTCTCATGCGGGCTGACCACTGGCTGCGACAACGAGAGGATAGTGGATGGGAGCTCAAATGTCCTGGAGCAGCAGGTGTCTTAGGACCCCACACTCAGTATATGGAACTCACAGCTGAACCTGCAATTGTGGCCCAGCTCTGTGAG